A genomic window from Vitis riparia cultivar Riparia Gloire de Montpellier isolate 1030 chromosome 16, EGFV_Vit.rip_1.0, whole genome shotgun sequence includes:
- the LOC117933232 gene encoding receptor like protein 27-like encodes MVAYSSSFMQQPLCHDSESSALLQFKQSFLIDGHASGDPSAYPKVAMWKSHGEGEGSDCCSWDGVECDRETGHVIGLHLASSCLYGSINSSNTLFSLVHLRRLDLSDNHFNYSEIPFGVGQLSRLRSLDLSYARFSGQIPSELLALSKLVFLDLSANPMLQLQNPSLRNLVQNFAHLKKLHLSELPSLQFLSVRYNPDLIGYLPEFQETSPLKVLYLGGTSFSGGNSLNGTVELNMLVKLKNLTSFQLSDKMLSLLGYTRTNVTLPKFKLLVLDSCNLTEFPDFLQNQDELELLFLSSNKIHGPIPKWMWNISQENLEALDRSGNLLTGFDQHPVVLPWSRLSSLKLDSNMLQGPLPIPPPSTIEYSISRNKLTGEISPLICNMSSLMLLDLSSNNLSGRIPQCLANLSKSLFVLDLGSNSLDGPIPQTCTVPNNLRVIDLGENQFQGQIPRSFANCMMLEHLVLGNNQIDDIFPFWLGALPQLQVLILRSNRFHGAIGSWHSNFRFPKLRIVDLSDNKFIGDFPSEYFQSWDAMKLTDIANDLRYMQARPEFQILGYGWTAHYMYSMTMTNKGMQRFYEKIPNIFIAIDLSGNNFKGQIPTSIGNLNGLHLLNLGNNNLTGHIPSSLGDLTQLQSLDLSQNQLSGEIPLQLTRITFLAMFNVSHNHLTGPIPQGNQFTTFPNASFDGNPGLCGSPLSRACGSSEASPPTSSSSKQGSTSEFDWNFVLMGYGSGLVIGVSIGYCLTSWKHEWFVKTFGKRQRKWTRKERRGNRG; translated from the exons ATGGTGGCTTACTCTTCCTCTTTTATGCAGCAGCCACTGTGCCATGATAGTGAGAGCTCTGCCTTGCTTCAGTTCAAGCAAAGCTTTTTGATTGATGGGCATGCCTCTGGTGATCCTTCTGCTTATCCAAAAGTTGCAATGTGGAAATCCCatggagaaggagaaggaagtGATTGCTGCTCTTGGGATGGTGTTGAGTGTGACAGGGAGACTGGCCATGTGATCGGCCTTCACCTTGCCAGCAGTTGTCTCTATGGTTCTATCAACTCCAGCAACACCCTCTTCAGTCTTGTTCATCTCCGGAGGCTTGACCTCTCTGATAATCATTTCAATTACTCTGAGATCCCATTCGGTGTTGGTCAACTTTCAAGGCTTAGGAGTCTCGATCTCTCTTATGCTAGATTCTCTGGCCAAATCCCATCCGAACTCTTAGCACTGTCCAAATTGGTTTTCCTTGATCTCTCGGCAAACCCAATGTTGCAGCTTCAAAATCCTAGCTTGAGAAATCTGGTTCAGAACTTTGCCCACTTAAAGAAACTTCATCTAAGCGAG CTACCAAGCCTGCAGTTTCTTAGTGTGAGGTACAATCCAGATCTGATTGGTTATTTGCCTGAATTTCAGGAAACCAGTCCGTTAAAAGTGTTGTATCTTGGTGGTACAAGTTTTTCTG GAGGAAATTCCTTGAATGGGACAGTGGAACTTAACATGTTAGTTAAGCTCAAAAACCTCACCAGTTTCCAATTATCAGACAAAATGTTATCATTGCTCGGTTACACCAGAACCAATGTTACTCTCCCTAAATTTAAGCTTTTAGTATTGGATTCATGCAACTTAACTGAGTTTCCTGATTTCCTGCAGAACCAAGATGAATTGGAGCTACTCTTCCTTTCCAGTAATAAAATTCATGGTCCAATTCCAAAATGGATGTGGAACATAAGCCAAGAAAACCTAGAGGCTCTTGACCGTTCTGGAAACCTTTTAACCGGCTTTGACCAACATCCAGTTGTGCTTCCATGGTCCAGGTTAAGCAGTTTAAAACTTGATTCTAACATGTTGCAAGGACCACTTCCAATTCCACCACCATCAACCATTGAATATTCAATCTCTAGAAATAAACTGACCGGAGAAATTTCGCCACTTATTTGCAACATGAGTTCTCTTATGTTACTTGATTTGTCTAGTAACAATTTGAGTGGCAGGATTCCCCAATGTCTGGCCAACTTGAGCAAATCTCTGTTCGTACTGGATCTGGGAAGCAACAGCCTTGATGGCCCCATTCCTCAAACATGCACAGTGCCAAACAATTTGAGGGTGATTGATTTAGGTGAAAATCAATTCCAAGGCCAAATACCAAGATCATTTGCCAATTGCATGATGCTCGAGCACCTTGTTCTCGGAAACAATCAAATCGATGATATATTCCCTTTTTGGCTTGGAGCCCTCCCACAGCTACAGGTTCTTATTTTGAGATCCAACAGATTCCATGGTGCAATAGGGAGCTGGCACTCCAATTTCAGGTTTCCCAAGTTACGCATCGTCGATCTCTCCGACAATAAGTTTATAGGTGATTTTCCATCAGAGTATTTCCAAAGTTGGGATGCCATGAAACTTACAGATATTGCAAACGACCTTAGGTACATGCAGGCACGCCCGGAGTTTCAAATCCTAGGGTATGGATGGACTGCCCATTACATGTACTCAATGACAATGACAAATAAAGGTATGCAGAGATTTTATGAGAAGATCCCTAATATTTTCATAGCAATTGATTTATCAGGCAACAATTTCAAAGGACAAATTCCAACCTCCATTGGGAACCTCAATGGGCTTCATTTGTTGAACCTTGGCAACAACAATCTTACTGGCCATATCCCATCCTCCTTGGGGGACCTAACACAGTTACAGTCGTTGGATCTTTCCCAAAACCAGCTCTCAGGAGAGATCCCTTTGCAACTAACAAGGATAACATTCCTTGCAATGTTCAATGTGTCTCATAATCATCTAACGGGGCCTATACCACAAGGAAATCAATTTACAACATTTCCAAATGCTTCCTTTGATGGGAACCCAGGATTGTGTGGAAGTCCTTTGTCAAGGGCATGTGGAAGTTCTGAGGCATCACCACCAACATCTTCATCCTCTAAACAAGGTTCAACTAGTGAATTTGATTGGAATTTTGTATTAATGGGATACGGAAGTGGGCTAGTAATCGGAGTTTCAATTGGGTACTGCTTGACCTCATGGAAACATGAGTGGTTCGTGAAAACCTTTGGAAAACGGCAAAGAAAATGgacaaggaaagaaagaaggGGGAACAGAGGCTAA